From a region of the Corallococcus coralloides DSM 2259 genome:
- a CDS encoding LysR family transcriptional regulator, with protein sequence MARLEINRSGEMEVFVRVVEQEGFSAAARTLRMTPSAVSKLVARLEARLGARLIHRNTRGFQLTSEGCVFYERSVQVLAELESAERGVTSHDAPSGRVRVNTNVPYGTHVLLPQVPAFQAHYPGIRLDIGLTDHVVDLLEDRADVAIRAGPLKSSNLIARRLGETRKVIIGAPAYLKRMGTPKSAADLERHTRMGASHTPALEQWPVVERGAVVNVPVSGTLCASDGEALRHLAVAGAGLARIAAFQVREDIKAGRLVAVLEERNPGDSVVFHAVFLDPAKQLPARIRVFLDYFAEVGMG encoded by the coding sequence ATGGCGCGTCTGGAAATCAATCGCTCCGGGGAGATGGAGGTCTTCGTCCGGGTCGTGGAACAGGAGGGGTTCTCCGCGGCGGCGCGGACGTTGCGGATGACGCCGTCGGCGGTCAGCAAGCTCGTCGCGCGGCTGGAAGCCAGGCTGGGGGCGCGGCTCATCCACCGCAACACCCGGGGCTTCCAACTCACCTCCGAGGGCTGCGTCTTCTACGAGCGCAGCGTGCAGGTGCTCGCGGAACTGGAGTCCGCGGAGCGCGGCGTCACGTCACATGACGCGCCGTCGGGCCGCGTGCGCGTGAACACCAATGTGCCCTACGGCACGCATGTCCTCCTGCCACAGGTGCCCGCGTTCCAGGCTCACTACCCGGGCATCCGTCTGGACATCGGGCTCACGGACCACGTGGTGGACCTGTTGGAGGATCGCGCGGACGTGGCCATCCGCGCGGGCCCGCTCAAGTCGTCCAATCTCATCGCGCGAAGGCTGGGAGAGACGCGCAAGGTCATCATCGGTGCACCGGCCTACCTGAAGCGCATGGGCACGCCGAAGTCAGCCGCGGACCTGGAGCGGCATACGCGCATGGGCGCCAGCCACACGCCGGCACTGGAACAGTGGCCTGTGGTGGAGCGCGGAGCCGTGGTGAACGTACCCGTCTCCGGGACCCTCTGCGCCAGCGATGGCGAAGCGCTGCGGCATCTGGCAGTCGCGGGGGCTGGCCTCGCGCGGATCGCAGCCTTCCAGGTGCGTGAGGACATCAAGGCCGGGCGGTTGGTTGCGGTACTGGAGGAGCGAAACCCAGGGGACAGCGTGGTCTTTCACGCGGTGTTCCTCGATCCCGCGAAGCAACTCCCGGCGCGCATTCGCGTGTTCCTGGACTACTTCGCCGAAGTGGGCATGGGCTGA
- a CDS encoding SDR family oxidoreductase: MSSPKNVALVVGAHGIAGLNLIEHLESLGGWEVIGLSRRGGEPRAGVRFLPVDLLDAADSREKLSGLTQVTHIFYAAYQDRPTPAELVAPNVAMLVNVVNAVEPVARGLQHINLMQGYKVYGAHLGPFKTPARETDAHHMPPEFNVEQQDFLEQRQQGKAWTWSALRPSVVVGYAMGTPMNAGLAISVYASMSKELGIPLRFPGPPSAYDILMDVTDARLLAHAMLWAATSPKAANQAFNINNGDQFRWSELWPKIARMFGLEVAPPLPMSLIDVMADKAPLWDAMVAKHGLAPNPYRDINPWRHAQGVFSINFDFLADPSKARRHGFPGHIETEASFREVFADYRRRKVIP; the protein is encoded by the coding sequence ATGTCTTCCCCCAAGAACGTGGCCCTGGTCGTCGGGGCCCATGGAATCGCTGGCCTCAACCTCATCGAACACCTGGAGTCGCTCGGCGGCTGGGAGGTCATCGGCCTGTCCCGGCGCGGAGGCGAACCGCGTGCGGGGGTGCGCTTCCTCCCCGTGGACCTGCTCGACGCTGCCGACAGCCGCGAGAAGCTGAGCGGCCTGACTCAGGTGACGCACATCTTCTACGCCGCCTACCAGGACCGCCCCACGCCCGCGGAGCTGGTGGCTCCCAACGTCGCCATGCTCGTCAACGTGGTGAACGCGGTCGAGCCCGTGGCCAGGGGCCTCCAGCACATCAACCTGATGCAGGGCTACAAGGTCTACGGCGCGCACCTGGGACCGTTCAAGACGCCCGCCCGGGAGACGGACGCGCATCACATGCCTCCTGAGTTCAACGTGGAGCAGCAGGACTTCCTGGAGCAGAGGCAGCAGGGCAAGGCGTGGACGTGGTCCGCGCTCCGCCCGTCCGTCGTGGTGGGCTACGCGATGGGCACGCCGATGAACGCGGGGCTGGCCATCTCGGTGTACGCGTCCATGTCGAAGGAGCTGGGCATCCCGCTGCGCTTCCCCGGGCCGCCATCCGCGTACGACATCCTCATGGACGTCACGGACGCGAGGCTGCTGGCGCACGCCATGCTGTGGGCGGCGACGAGCCCCAAGGCTGCGAACCAGGCCTTCAACATCAACAACGGCGATCAGTTCAGGTGGAGCGAACTGTGGCCGAAGATCGCCCGCATGTTCGGCCTGGAGGTGGCCCCTCCCCTGCCCATGTCACTGATCGACGTGATGGCGGACAAGGCGCCGCTGTGGGACGCGATGGTCGCGAAGCACGGGCTCGCTCCCAATCCGTACAGGGACATCAACCCCTGGCGTCATGCCCAAGGGGTGTTCTCGATCAACTTCGACTTCCTCGCGGACCCGTCCAAGGCGCGCCGCCATGGGTTCCCGGGGCACATCGAAACCGAGGCGAGTTTCCGCGAGGTCTTCGCGGACTACCGCCGCCGCAAGGTCATTCCCTGA